In one Chitinophaga sancti genomic region, the following are encoded:
- the rpsG gene encoding 30S ribosomal protein S7, protein MRKQAAKKMPLAPDPRFNDKQVTRFVNNVMEQGKKSIAFRIFYDAIDKVSTITNDNGYEVWKKAITNVTPAVEVRSRRIGGATFQIPSEVRPDRKISLSMKWLIRYAGERNGKSMAEKLAAEIVAAAKGEGAAFKKKEDTHRMAEANKAFSHFRI, encoded by the coding sequence ATGAGAAAGCAAGCTGCGAAAAAGATGCCTTTGGCTCCAGATCCTCGCTTCAATGACAAACAGGTTACCCGGTTTGTTAATAACGTGATGGAGCAGGGCAAAAAGAGCATTGCCTTTAGAATATTTTACGATGCAATCGACAAAGTGAGCACTATTACCAATGATAATGGTTATGAAGTGTGGAAGAAAGCGATTACAAACGTAACTCCTGCTGTAGAGGTTAGAAGCCGTCGTATTGGTGGTGCTACATTCCAGATCCCTTCTGAGGTTCGTCCTGACAGAAAGATCTCCCTGTCAATGAAATGGTTGATCCGTTATGCAGGTGAAAGGAATGGTAAGAGCATGGCTGAGAAGCTGGCTGCTGAAATCGTAGCTGCTGCTAAAGGTGAAGGTGCTGCTTTCAAGAAGAAAGAAGATACTCACCGTATGGCTGAAGCTAACAAGGCATTCTCCCACTTCAGGATCTAA
- the fusA gene encoding elongation factor G, with translation MADLRFQRNFGIAAHIDAGKTTTTERILYYTGKSHKIGEVHEGAATMDWMAQEQERGITITSAATTCFWKFPTTQGKLQPDTKEYKFNIIDTPGHVDFTVEVERSLRVLDGLVALFCAVSGVEPQSETVWRQANRYRVPRVGFVNKMDRAGADFLNVVKQVKEMLGANPVPLMLPIGAEDTFKGVVDLITMKGIIWDEEGKGATYQEIEIPADMKDEAEEWRAKLVEAVAEYDDKLMEKFFEDPNTISEDEIHEAIRKATIDIAIIPMLCGSSFKNKGVQKMLDAVCRYLPSPVDIEAVKGTDPDNGKEIERKPDAKEPFSALAFKIMTDPFVGRLAFFRAYSGHLDAGSYVLNTRTGKNERISRIMQMHANKQNPIDFIEAGDIGAAVGFKDIKTGDTLCDEKNPIVLESMTFPEPVIHIAIEPKTQADMDKMGLAISKLVEEDPTLKAKTDEETGQTVLSGMGELHLEIIVDRMRREFKVEVNQGAPQVAFKEAFTLKVEHREVYKKQTGGRGKFADIQIEIGPADPEWLKENDGKQFQFINDIFGGSIPKEFVPPVQKGFESAMRQGVLAGYPLDNLRVRLFDGSYHDVDSDAVSFELAARSAFREAGRKAKPVLLEPIMKVEVQTPDQYMGDVTGDLNRRRGMLEGMEMRNGVQVIKAKVPLKEMFGYVTQLRSLSSGRATSIMEFSHYSPAPNAVAEEEMAKAKGKVNA, from the coding sequence ATGGCAGACTTAAGATTTCAGAGAAACTTTGGTATTGCGGCGCACATCGATGCGGGTAAAACCACTACCACAGAGCGTATCCTGTACTACACAGGTAAATCCCATAAGATTGGGGAAGTGCACGAAGGTGCAGCCACCATGGACTGGATGGCGCAGGAGCAGGAAAGAGGTATTACCATCACATCTGCTGCTACCACCTGTTTCTGGAAATTCCCAACTACTCAGGGAAAGCTCCAGCCAGATACAAAAGAATATAAATTTAACATCATCGATACTCCAGGTCACGTGGACTTCACTGTTGAGGTTGAGCGTTCCCTGCGTGTACTGGATGGTCTGGTAGCTCTGTTCTGCGCTGTATCCGGCGTTGAACCACAGTCTGAAACCGTTTGGCGCCAGGCTAACCGTTACCGTGTACCACGTGTAGGTTTCGTAAACAAAATGGACCGTGCTGGTGCTGACTTCCTGAACGTGGTAAAACAGGTGAAGGAAATGCTCGGTGCTAACCCAGTTCCTTTGATGCTGCCTATCGGTGCTGAAGATACTTTCAAAGGTGTGGTTGACCTGATCACCATGAAAGGTATCATCTGGGACGAAGAAGGTAAGGGTGCTACTTACCAGGAAATCGAAATCCCTGCTGATATGAAGGATGAGGCAGAAGAATGGAGAGCTAAACTCGTAGAAGCTGTTGCTGAATACGATGACAAGCTGATGGAGAAATTCTTTGAAGATCCTAACACTATCTCTGAAGATGAAATTCACGAAGCAATCCGTAAAGCAACGATCGATATCGCTATCATCCCAATGCTTTGTGGTTCTTCCTTCAAAAATAAAGGTGTACAGAAAATGCTGGATGCCGTATGTCGTTACCTGCCTTCACCAGTAGATATCGAAGCGGTTAAAGGTACTGACCCTGACAATGGTAAAGAGATCGAACGTAAACCAGATGCAAAAGAACCATTCTCTGCACTGGCATTCAAGATCATGACCGATCCATTCGTAGGTCGTCTGGCATTCTTCCGGGCTTATTCCGGTCACCTGGATGCAGGTTCTTATGTACTGAACACCCGTACAGGTAAGAACGAGCGTATCAGCCGTATCATGCAGATGCACGCCAACAAGCAGAACCCAATCGACTTCATCGAAGCTGGTGATATCGGAGCTGCTGTAGGTTTTAAAGATATTAAAACAGGTGATACCCTGTGCGATGAGAAAAATCCTATCGTACTGGAATCTATGACCTTCCCTGAACCAGTTATCCACATCGCTATCGAGCCTAAAACTCAGGCGGATATGGACAAAATGGGTCTGGCTATCTCTAAACTGGTAGAAGAAGATCCTACCCTGAAAGCTAAAACTGACGAAGAAACCGGCCAGACCGTATTGAGCGGTATGGGTGAACTTCACCTGGAAATCATCGTAGACCGTATGCGTCGCGAGTTCAAGGTAGAAGTTAACCAGGGTGCACCTCAGGTTGCTTTCAAGGAAGCATTCACACTGAAGGTTGAACACCGTGAGGTTTATAAGAAACAAACAGGTGGTCGCGGTAAATTCGCTGACATCCAGATCGAAATCGGCCCTGCTGATCCAGAATGGCTGAAAGAGAACGACGGAAAACAATTCCAGTTCATCAACGATATCTTCGGTGGTTCCATCCCTAAAGAATTCGTTCCTCCGGTACAGAAAGGCTTCGAGTCTGCTATGCGCCAGGGTGTACTGGCAGGCTACCCGCTGGATAACCTGAGAGTTCGTCTGTTCGATGGTTCATACCACGACGTTGACTCCGATGCAGTATCCTTCGAACTGGCTGCAAGATCAGCTTTCCGTGAAGCAGGTCGTAAAGCAAAACCAGTACTGCTGGAACCAATCATGAAAGTAGAAGTTCAGACCCCAGACCAATACATGGGTGACGTAACAGGTGACCTGAACCGTCGTCGTGGTATGCTGGAAGGTATGGAAATGAGAAACGGTGTACAGGTAATTAAAGCGAAAGTTCCTCTGAAAGAAATGTTCGGATACGTAACTCAGCTGCGCTCCCTGTCTTCCGGTCGTGCTACTTCCATCATGGAGTTCTCTCACTATTCACCTGCTCCAAACGCTGTTGCTGAAGAAGAAATGGCAAAGGCAAAAGGTAAAGTGAATGCATAA
- the rplB gene encoding 50S ribosomal protein L2: protein MALKKFKPMTAGTRWKIGNAFAELTTDTPEKSLLEAKSKTGGRNVQGRRSMRYIGGGHKQHYRIIDFKRDKHSIPATVKSIEYDPNRSAFIALLSYADGEKRYILAPQGLQVGATVVSGPDAAPEVGNSLPLKNMPLGTVVHNIELQPGRGGAIARSAGTYAQLSNKEEKYAVMKMPSGELRKVLITCAATVGTVSNSDHALQSIGKAGANRWRGIKPRNRGVAMNPVDHPMGGGEGRSSGGHPRSRTGKYAKGLKTRKLKSSDKLIISRKNGKKL from the coding sequence ATGGCACTGAAGAAATTTAAACCGATGACAGCCGGTACCCGTTGGAAAATTGGCAACGCGTTCGCTGAGCTGACCACGGATACTCCTGAAAAAAGCCTGCTGGAGGCTAAGTCCAAAACCGGCGGTAGAAACGTACAGGGTAGAAGATCTATGCGCTACATCGGTGGTGGACACAAGCAACATTACCGTATCATAGACTTCAAACGTGACAAACATAGTATTCCTGCTACTGTAAAGAGCATTGAGTATGATCCAAACCGTAGCGCATTCATCGCACTGCTGAGCTATGCAGATGGTGAAAAACGTTACATCCTGGCTCCTCAGGGTTTACAGGTTGGTGCTACAGTAGTGAGCGGTCCTGATGCTGCTCCTGAAGTAGGTAACTCCCTGCCGCTGAAGAATATGCCACTGGGTACTGTTGTACACAATATTGAATTGCAGCCTGGTAGAGGTGGTGCAATCGCAAGAAGTGCCGGTACTTATGCACAGCTGAGCAACAAGGAAGAAAAATATGCCGTAATGAAAATGCCTTCCGGTGAGCTGCGTAAAGTGTTGATCACTTGTGCTGCAACTGTAGGTACAGTTTCTAACTCTGACCACGCACTGCAATCAATTGGTAAAGCAGGTGCTAACCGTTGGAGAGGTATTAAACCACGTAACCGTGGTGTAGCCATGAACCCTGTAGATCACCCGATGGGTGGTGGTGAAGGTAGATCTTCCGGAGGTCACCCAAGATCCAGAACAGGTAAATATGCGAAAGGTCTGAAGACTCGTAAGCTGAAGAGCTCCGATAAACTGATCATCAGCAGGAAAAACGGCAAAAAATTATAA
- the rpsL gene encoding 30S ribosomal protein S12: MPTIQQLVRKGREIIRAKSKSRALDSCPQRRGVCTRVYTTTPKKPNSALRKVAKVRLTNKVEVIAYIPGEGHNLQEHSIVLIRGGRVKDLPGVRYHIVRGSLDTAGVKDRKQSRSKYGTKKEKAKK, from the coding sequence ATGCCTACTATACAACAATTAGTAAGAAAAGGAAGAGAAATTATCCGGGCTAAGTCCAAGTCCAGGGCTTTAGATAGCTGTCCTCAGCGTCGCGGTGTTTGTACACGTGTGTACACAACCACTCCTAAGAAGCCAAACTCTGCACTGCGCAAGGTTGCAAAGGTGCGTTTGACCAATAAAGTAGAGGTGATCGCTTATATCCCTGGTGAAGGACACAACCTGCAGGAACACTCTATCGTACTGATCCGTGGTGGTAGGGTAAAAGATTTACCGGGTGTACGTTACCACATCGTTCGTGGTAGCCTCGATACTGCTGGTGTGAAAGACAGAAAGCAGAGCCGTTCCAAGTATGGTACCAAAAAGGAAAAGGCTAAGAAATAA
- the rpsJ gene encoding 30S ribosomal protein S10 — protein MSQRIRIKLKSYDHNLVDKSAEKIVKTVRNTGAVVTGPIPLPTEKKIFTVLRSPHVNKKAREQFQLCTHKRLLDIYTSSSRTVDALSKLDLPSGVEVEIKA, from the coding sequence ATGTCTCAGAGAATTAGAATCAAGCTGAAGTCCTACGATCATAATCTGGTAGATAAGTCTGCTGAGAAGATCGTTAAAACAGTGCGTAACACTGGTGCCGTGGTAACAGGTCCAATTCCTTTACCAACTGAAAAGAAAATTTTTACGGTGCTGCGTTCACCACACGTTAACAAGAAAGCTCGTGAGCAGTTCCAGTTGTGCACACACAAGCGCTTACTGGACATCTACACTAGTTCTTCCAGGACTGTAGACGCGCTGAGTAAGTTAGATCTGCCTTCCGGTGTGGAAGTAGAAATCAAAGCGTAG
- the rpsS gene encoding 30S ribosomal protein S19, producing MGRSIRKGPYVDQKLGKKVDKMNEGTKRTVIKTWSRRSTITPDFVGHTFAVHNGNKFIPVYVTEFMVGHKLGEFAPTRNFKGHANKKM from the coding sequence ATGGGTCGTTCCATTAGAAAAGGTCCTTACGTTGACCAGAAATTAGGAAAGAAAGTAGATAAAATGAATGAAGGCACCAAGCGTACAGTAATCAAGACCTGGAGCCGTCGTTCTACCATCACACCTGATTTTGTGGGCCATACATTTGCGGTACACAATGGTAACAAGTTCATCCCGGTATACGTTACCGAGTTTATGGTAGGTCATAAACTGGGCGAATTTGCACCAACCCGCAACTTTAAAGGACACGCTAACAAGAAAATGTAG
- the rplP gene encoding 50S ribosomal protein L16: MLQPKRTKHRKMHKGRIKGNAKRGADISFGSFGLKALEPKWITDRQIEAARVALTRAMKREGNVWIRIFPDKSITAKPLEVRMGKGKGAPDHWAAVVKPGRMLFEADGVPLEVAKAAMELAAQKLPIKVKFVVRRDFAEAQ, translated from the coding sequence ATGTTACAGCCCAAGAGAACGAAACACAGGAAGATGCATAAAGGCCGCATCAAGGGTAACGCAAAACGTGGTGCGGATATCTCCTTTGGTAGTTTCGGCTTGAAAGCATTAGAACCTAAGTGGATCACAGACAGGCAGATCGAAGCTGCCCGTGTGGCTCTGACAAGAGCAATGAAACGTGAGGGTAACGTGTGGATCCGTATATTCCCAGACAAATCCATTACTGCCAAGCCTTTGGAAGTCAGAATGGGTAAAGGTAAAGGTGCTCCTGACCATTGGGCTGCTGTAGTTAAGCCAGGTCGTATGCTGTTCGAAGCGGACGGTGTACCTCTGGAAGTAGCTAAAGCTGCAATGGAGCTGGCTGCACAGAAACTGCCTATTAAAGTGAAATTTGTAGTACGTCGCGATTTCGCTGAAGCTCAATAG
- the rplC gene encoding 50S ribosomal protein L3 → MKGIIGKKIGMTSIFEPNGKQTAVTIIEAGPCVVTQVKSQETDGYNAIQVAFGEKKEKNTTKAEINHFAKASTSPKRIVKEFRNPDVQKALGETITTEIFAEGEIIDVVGTSKGKGFQGVVKRHGFSGVGEATHGQHDRSRAPGSVGGSSYPSRVFKGMRMAGQTGNEQVKVKGLKIVKIFAEKNYILVSGSVPGHIGSIVLIQK, encoded by the coding sequence ATGAAAGGTATTATTGGCAAAAAGATCGGCATGACCAGCATCTTCGAACCGAATGGTAAGCAGACAGCTGTGACCATTATCGAAGCCGGTCCATGCGTAGTAACACAGGTTAAGTCTCAGGAAACCGATGGTTACAACGCTATTCAGGTAGCATTTGGTGAGAAAAAAGAAAAGAATACTACCAAAGCAGAAATCAATCACTTCGCGAAAGCAAGCACCTCCCCCAAACGTATCGTAAAAGAGTTCCGCAACCCGGATGTACAGAAAGCTCTTGGTGAAACCATTACCACAGAAATATTTGCAGAAGGAGAAATAATTGACGTAGTCGGCACCTCCAAAGGTAAAGGCTTCCAGGGTGTTGTTAAACGCCATGGATTCAGCGGTGTGGGTGAAGCTACACACGGTCAGCACGACAGAAGCAGAGCGCCAGGTTCCGTGGGTGGATCATCTTATCCTTCCCGCGTGTTCAAGGGTATGCGTATGGCTGGTCAGACCGGTAATGAGCAGGTGAAAGTTAAAGGTCTGAAGATCGTTAAAATTTTCGCTGAGAAAAATTATATCCTGGTAAGTGGATCCGTTCCCGGCCACATTGGTTCAATCGTTTTAATCCAGAAGTAA
- the rpsQ gene encoding 30S ribosomal protein S17 produces the protein MSERKLRKTRIGVVSSNKMEKTISVSVERKVKHPIYGKFVKKTTKFMAHDEQNQCSIGDTVRIMETRPLSKNKCWRLVEVIEKVK, from the coding sequence ATGAGCGAAAGAAAATTAAGAAAAACCAGAATTGGTGTTGTTTCCAGCAACAAGATGGAAAAAACAATCAGCGTTAGCGTTGAGCGTAAAGTAAAGCACCCAATCTATGGTAAATTCGTAAAAAAGACCACCAAGTTCATGGCTCATGATGAGCAGAACCAGTGCAGCATCGGCGATACCGTTAGAATAATGGAAACTCGTCCGCTGAGCAAGAATAAGTGCTGGAGATTGGTAGAGGTGATCGAAAAGGTAAAATAA
- the rplN gene encoding 50S ribosomal protein L14, which translates to MIQQESRLNVADNSGAKEVLCIRVLGNSGQDYAKVGDKIVVTVKDAIAGGGVKKGTVHKAVIVRTKNKLRRKDGSYIRFDDNAVVLLNNSDEPRGTRIFGPVARELRDKGYMKIISLAPEVL; encoded by the coding sequence ATGATACAACAAGAATCAAGGCTGAATGTAGCTGATAACAGTGGTGCCAAAGAAGTACTGTGTATTAGAGTGTTAGGCAACTCCGGCCAGGACTACGCAAAAGTAGGCGATAAGATCGTCGTAACTGTAAAAGACGCGATCGCAGGCGGTGGTGTGAAAAAAGGTACTGTGCACAAAGCTGTTATCGTAAGAACTAAAAACAAGCTGCGCCGTAAAGACGGATCTTATATCCGTTTCGACGATAATGCCGTTGTATTACTGAACAACTCTGACGAGCCACGCGGTACCCGTATCTTCGGACCAGTTGCCCGTGAGCTGCGCGATAAGGGATACATGAAGATTATCTCTCTGGCTCCCGAAGTATTGTAA
- the rpsC gene encoding 30S ribosomal protein S3, which yields MGQKTNPIGNRLGIIRGWDSNWYGGKKDFATKLIEDNKIRTYLNARINKGGISRVVIERTLGKLIITIHTSKPGIIIGKGGGEVDRIKEEIKKLTSKEDVQINILEIRRPEIDANIVAETIAKQIESRINYKRAIKMAIATAMRMGAEGIKVKVGGRLGGAEIARSEEMKQGRVPLHTFRMDIDYSSLFAQTVYGKIGIKVWICKGEVLGERDLNPNAISGKDGEGRTGGEGHGHRGGGDRRGGDRRGGDNRGGDRRGGDNRGGGRR from the coding sequence ATGGGTCAGAAAACAAATCCTATTGGTAACAGGTTAGGTATCATCAGAGGTTGGGACTCTAATTGGTATGGCGGCAAGAAAGATTTTGCTACCAAACTGATCGAAGATAACAAGATCAGAACTTACCTGAATGCCCGTATCAATAAAGGCGGCATTTCCAGGGTAGTGATCGAGAGAACTTTAGGTAAACTGATCATCACCATCCATACATCTAAACCTGGTATCATCATAGGTAAAGGTGGTGGAGAGGTAGACCGCATCAAAGAAGAAATTAAGAAACTGACTTCTAAAGAAGACGTACAGATCAACATCCTGGAGATCCGTCGTCCTGAAATAGATGCCAATATCGTAGCTGAAACTATCGCTAAACAGATTGAAAGCCGTATCAACTACAAACGTGCTATCAAGATGGCGATTGCTACTGCAATGAGAATGGGTGCTGAAGGTATCAAGGTTAAGGTAGGTGGTCGTCTGGGTGGTGCTGAAATCGCACGTTCAGAAGAGATGAAGCAGGGTCGTGTACCTTTGCACACTTTCCGTATGGATATCGACTATTCTTCTCTGTTCGCACAGACAGTATATGGTAAGATCGGTATTAAAGTATGGATCTGTAAAGGTGAAGTACTGGGCGAACGCGATCTGAATCCAAATGCTATTTCCGGTAAAGATGGTGAAGGCCGCACAGGTGGTGAAGGTCATGGTCATCGCGGTGGTGGTGACAGAAGAGGTGGCGACAGAAGAGGTGGCGATAACCGCGGCGGCGACAGAAGAGGTGGTGATAACCGTGGAGGTGGCCGTAGATAA
- the rplW gene encoding 50S ribosomal protein L23, which produces MKLSDVLIRPVVSEKVNKATDKFNRYYFIVDKKSNKLEIKKAVEEFYGVAVAEVNTAVMPGKAKQRFTKAGFIAGKKPSYKKAIVTLASGESIDLYANI; this is translated from the coding sequence ATGAAACTTTCAGACGTTTTAATCAGACCGGTAGTAAGTGAAAAAGTGAACAAAGCCACTGATAAATTCAACCGTTACTACTTCATCGTAGACAAGAAATCCAATAAACTGGAAATCAAGAAAGCAGTTGAAGAGTTCTATGGCGTTGCAGTAGCAGAAGTGAACACTGCCGTTATGCCTGGTAAAGCTAAACAGCGTTTTACCAAAGCTGGTTTCATTGCTGGTAAGAAACCTTCTTACAAGAAAGCAATTGTAACCCTGGCTTCAGGAGAATCTATAGATCTGTATGCTAACATATAG
- a CDS encoding polysaccharide deacetylase family protein, with translation MNKARILIGIDLEELSLQAGKGQEPGREERLQVSREGLDKALTILDRYQLRGTFFITAAWAQAYPEMVRQLARRHEIAAFGNIERNTLEQVIAKRIYGCRMPVGTKPDYSALKAAGYLYHSGGQQVKPMTIEGGIYEIYAGSVRPLWVTKFFLGRAPVISLHFSSRELGTQSISRAGNPGLAARLDSVLSYLSRKGQFMPHIEWLQEQLSDD, from the coding sequence ATGAATAAGGCCCGTATATTGATCGGTATCGATCTGGAAGAACTGAGTTTGCAGGCAGGAAAAGGTCAGGAACCTGGCCGGGAAGAAAGGCTGCAGGTCTCCCGGGAAGGATTGGACAAAGCATTAACTATCCTGGACAGGTACCAGCTAAGGGGCACATTTTTTATTACGGCGGCCTGGGCACAGGCTTATCCCGAAATGGTTCGTCAGTTGGCGCGCAGGCATGAAATAGCTGCCTTTGGTAACATTGAAAGAAATACGCTGGAGCAGGTAATTGCTAAGCGTATATACGGTTGCCGGATGCCGGTCGGCACAAAGCCCGATTATAGCGCGCTGAAGGCGGCGGGGTATCTTTATCACTCGGGTGGTCAACAGGTGAAGCCAATGACCATAGAGGGCGGTATCTATGAAATTTATGCAGGTTCTGTACGTCCGTTGTGGGTGACGAAGTTCTTTTTAGGCAGGGCGCCTGTGATTTCCCTGCACTTTTCCAGCCGGGAACTGGGTACACAGTCCATTTCGCGTGCGGGAAATCCCGGATTGGCGGCAAGACTGGACAGCGTGTTATCATATTTGAGCCGCAAGGGTCAGTTTATGCCTCATATTGAATGGCTGCAGGAGCAACTTAGTGATGACTGA
- a CDS encoding branched-chain amino acid aminotransferase translates to MMGVDKQMVNKVGEEALKKIKVTRTKNSRIGEIDFNNLIFGKQYADHMLVADFDGKEWKNAEILPFGHLSVSPSNAAWHYGQAIFEGIKAYKDQEGMPMIFRPYDNYARFNNSAERMGMPEVPEWLFIGGMELLIDLDRDWVPTNDGCSLYLRPFMIAADEFIGVRPSDTYKFVIINSPSGPYFNKPIKLLVQDKYIRAFPGGVGAAKAAGNYGGVMYPTMQARKQGYDQILWVDGLEFKYLQECGTMNVFAIIGNTAITPDLNQGTILAGVTRAAVMSVLEDMGLKVEERPVSIEELVEAYQAGTLREVFGTGTAASVAYVQELDYKEHRIRLDPTKYEVGNELLERLDAIRTGKAEDTHHWNYKVGTYSK, encoded by the coding sequence ATGATGGGAGTAGATAAACAAATGGTAAACAAGGTAGGGGAAGAAGCCTTAAAAAAAATTAAGGTGACCCGAACAAAGAATTCAAGGATTGGGGAAATAGACTTCAATAACCTTATCTTCGGGAAGCAATATGCCGACCATATGTTGGTGGCAGATTTTGACGGTAAAGAGTGGAAGAATGCAGAGATCCTGCCTTTCGGCCACCTGTCTGTGAGTCCGTCGAACGCCGCCTGGCATTATGGGCAGGCTATTTTTGAGGGTATCAAAGCCTACAAAGACCAGGAGGGAATGCCGATGATTTTCCGTCCATACGATAATTATGCGCGTTTTAACAATTCTGCGGAGCGTATGGGGATGCCAGAGGTGCCGGAATGGCTTTTTATAGGCGGGATGGAGCTTTTGATCGATCTGGACAGGGATTGGGTACCTACCAATGATGGTTGTTCCCTTTATTTGCGTCCTTTTATGATTGCCGCTGATGAATTTATTGGTGTAAGGCCTTCAGATACGTATAAATTTGTTATTATTAACTCGCCATCCGGTCCGTATTTTAATAAACCTATTAAATTACTGGTGCAGGATAAATATATTCGTGCTTTCCCTGGTGGGGTGGGTGCTGCAAAAGCAGCGGGTAACTATGGCGGGGTTATGTACCCTACTATGCAGGCCCGCAAGCAGGGATACGATCAGATTTTGTGGGTAGATGGATTGGAATTCAAATACTTACAGGAATGCGGTACGATGAACGTGTTTGCTATAATTGGTAACACTGCCATAACGCCGGATTTGAATCAGGGCACGATTCTGGCTGGGGTTACACGTGCTGCTGTGATGTCTGTATTGGAAGATATGGGGTTGAAAGTAGAGGAGAGGCCGGTGAGCATTGAGGAGCTGGTAGAAGCGTATCAGGCGGGTACCCTCCGCGAGGTATTTGGTACCGGTACAGCTGCCAGCGTGGCATATGTGCAGGAACTGGATTACAAAGAGCACCGGATCCGGCTGGATCCTACCAAATATGAGGTAGGGAACGAGTTGCTGGAAAGACTGGATGCGATCCGTACTGGTAAGGCGGAAGACACCCATCACTGGAATTACAAAGTAGGAACTTACTCAAAATAG
- the rplD gene encoding 50S ribosomal protein L4 has protein sequence MQLDILNIEGKKTGRTIDLPEEIFGVEPNNHVIYLAVKQYLAAQRQGTHKVKTRAEVKGASRKLHKQKGTGGSRKGNIRNPLYKGGGTIFGPKPHKYDIKLNRKVKDLAKISALSVKAKENSIIVLEDLNLATPKTSQFAGILSKLNLNVNGRKTLVVLPEYNDNVYLSLRNIPTVDSVMLSDINTYDIMNSNTLIITESAAKIFTEEPVEA, from the coding sequence ATGCAACTTGATATTTTAAATATAGAAGGTAAGAAAACCGGAAGAACTATCGATCTGCCGGAAGAAATTTTCGGAGTGGAGCCTAACAACCACGTGATCTACCTGGCTGTTAAACAATACCTCGCTGCTCAGCGTCAGGGTACCCACAAGGTAAAGACCCGTGCTGAAGTGAAAGGTGCTTCCCGTAAACTGCACAAACAAAAAGGTACTGGTGGTTCCCGTAAAGGTAACATCCGTAACCCGCTGTATAAAGGTGGTGGTACCATCTTTGGTCCAAAACCACACAAATATGACATTAAGCTGAACAGAAAAGTAAAAGATCTCGCTAAGATTTCTGCACTGTCTGTAAAAGCTAAAGAAAACAGTATCATCGTTCTGGAAGATCTGAACCTGGCTACCCCTAAAACTTCACAGTTTGCAGGTATCCTGTCTAAGCTGAACCTGAATGTAAATGGCCGTAAGACTTTGGTTGTACTGCCGGAATACAATGATAATGTATACCTGTCTCTGCGTAACATTCCTACAGTAGATAGCGTAATGCTGAGCGATATCAATACATATGATATCATGAACAGCAATACCCTGATCATTACTGAGAGTGCTGCTAAAATCTTCACTGAAGAGCCGGTAGAAGCTTAA
- the rpmC gene encoding 50S ribosomal protein L29, with protein MANEKLDLKGLSEQELKEKISEEQLRLKKITFSHAITPIENPMSIRSLRRQIAQLKTELRKRELGF; from the coding sequence ATGGCAAACGAAAAGCTGGATCTGAAAGGTTTAAGCGAACAAGAGCTGAAAGAGAAAATTTCCGAAGAGCAATTACGCCTGAAGAAAATTACATTCAGTCACGCAATTACGCCAATTGAGAATCCAATGAGCATCCGCTCTCTCAGGCGTCAGATCGCACAGCTGAAAACTGAGCTGCGCAAAAGAGAACTGGGCTTCTAA
- the rplV gene encoding 50S ribosomal protein L22 gives MEAVAKLNNNPTSTRKMRLLADLIRGMEVEKALNVLKFHPKHPSVPLEKLLLSAVANWKVKNEGVRVEDANLIVKTVFVDGGRILKRMRPAPQGRGYRVRKRSNHVTIAVDSKVAEAK, from the coding sequence ATGGAAGCAGTAGCTAAGCTTAATAATAATCCAACATCTACCCGCAAAATGCGTCTGCTTGCAGACCTGATCCGTGGTATGGAAGTTGAGAAAGCGCTGAATGTTTTAAAGTTCCATCCTAAGCACCCTAGTGTACCTCTGGAAAAACTGCTGTTATCAGCTGTTGCTAACTGGAAAGTGAAGAATGAAGGTGTACGCGTTGAAGATGCGAATCTGATCGTTAAAACCGTCTTCGTTGATGGTGGTCGTATCCTGAAAAGAATGCGTCCAGCTCCGCAGGGTAGAGGTTACCGTGTTCGCAAAAGAAGCAACCACGTAACCATTGCAGTAGACAGCAAAGTAGCGGAAGCGAAATAA